The window AATGCCGTCGAGACGGTGGTCGACGACGTGCCACTGCACGTTGGTCTCCTGCCGGGACATCCAGCCATCAACGACGAAGCTACCGTGGTCGATATCGTGCGGACCCTCGATTCGAAGGGCGTGCCGCGGCTCTCGTTTTACAACTACGGACTGTTACCGAAGCAGTCACTAGAGTGGGTCGGAACCGCCATCGATTCGGTGAGCTGAGAGGGGGAAGCGGTAGTTTGATATCGGTTCACGAACGACAGGTTTGCATGGAGATAACCGGCGTGTCAGCGGTGACTGTAGACGTACCGTTGGCCGACCTAGATGCGCATCTCGGAATCGGGCCGTACGTGACCAATCACGGGAAGCTACATTCGATGGAGCGCGTCCTCGTCCGTGTCGACACAGATGAGGGGATTAGCGGCTGGGGCGAGATGCGTGTCTTCCTGTCACCGGCGGCCACTGAGTCGATTATCGAAGACGGCGTTGGACCGATGATTGAAGGCCAGTCGCCGTTCGAAATCGAGCGGCTCCGCCGACAGGTGTTCGTCGAGTACACGAACGTCGATATGTTCTTTGCGGCGGTCGAAACAGCCTGCTGGGACATCGTCGGCAAAGCCCTCGACAAGCCGGTGTACGAGCTTCTCGGCGGGTGGACGGCACCGACACAGGGCACTCAGCAACACCGGCAAAACGTCGACGGCAACAGTGCTGCACCTGCTGCTGTCCCCGTTGCGTTCTGCCTTGGCATCCTCTCGCCCGAAGAGTCCCGTCTCAAGGCCCGAGAAGCGCTCGAAGCTGGCTTCACTGTCCTCAAGACGAAGGCCGGTCGGGACTGGCGACAGGATGTCGAGCGGATCAAAGCCATGCACGACGAAGTCGACGGGCAGCTAGAGTTCCGACTCGACCCGAATCAGGGCTGGACGCTGGACCAAGCAGTTCGGGTCGGCGCGATGCTCGAAGACGAGAATATCTACCTGCAGTACATGGAACAACCGATCCGAGTCGATTCACACAGATCGCTAGCCCGACTCCGGCAACGACTCCGCCAACCAATCGCACCGAACGAGGATACGTACATCTCGCATAATCTGCAATCGCTTGTGGAAGCTGGCGCGATGGATGTCGGCGTTATCGATCTGACTCCAGCCGGCGGCATCAGTGGTATTCGACAGCAGGCCGCCATCCTCGAAGACGCCGGGGTTCCCTTCACGCACCACTGTGCGTTCGACCTTGGGGTTCGGACTGCTGCGATTCTTCATGCGTTCACCGGCATCCCGGGCTTTTCGTTGCCCCCGGATTCGACGTATTACGGCTGGGAGGCAGACATCATCGAGACGCCGTTCGAGGTCAGCGACGGCTGCCTTCCGGCCCCGGAGGGTCCCGGCCTCGGTGTCACTGTGGACATGGCCGCTATCGAGGAGTATCGAATCACATGAGGGGACAAGAGCAACTTTCAAGAGGGCAGCTAACGTGGGTGCTCGTGTCATGGTAGAGCTATCATTAGCGGACCGGCCAGCCATTGTGACTGGAGCGTCGCGGGGTATCGGGCGAGAGATCGCGGCCCGATTCGCCGAATCGGGTGGTGATGTCGTCGTCTGCTCGCGCACCTACGAGGACGTTGAAGCAGTTGCGACGGAGCTGACCGACACACATGACGGTCGTGTTGTCCCGGTCGAATGTGACGTGACAGATCGGGACGCAGTGCAGGACCTCGTCGACACAACCATCGAGGAATTCGGGGATATTCGGGTGCTCGTGAACAACGCTGGTGGCGCGGACGAGTCCGCCAATCTGTTACACCGCTGTGACGAGGAGACCTTCGAGTCGATGCTTGACCTGAACCTGAAAAGCCAGTTCCTCCTGAGCAAAGAGGTGCTGCCGGCGATGGTCGCCGCTGGCGGCGGGTCGATGATCCATATGGGCTCGGTCAACGGCCTGTTCGGCATCGGGCTCTCCGGCTACTCCGAGGCCAAAAGCGGACTACTGGCACTCTCTCGGAACATCGCCGCCCACTACGGGCAGCACGGCATCCGCTCGAACGTTATTTCAGCGGCGACCATCGAAACGGCGAACAGGCGGGCAGAGATGGAAAACACGGAAGAACGGACCGGTGAGACAAGCGCACGAGAGCGCTGGCTCGACCAGTACCCGCTCGGTCGGTTCGGCACGCCGAGAGAAGTCGCCGATACGACCCTGTTCCTTGCCTCCGAGCTGTCGAGTTTCGTTACCGGTGAGAATCTGGTGCTCGATGGGGGGCTGACGACGAGCCTGCCGACATCGTTCATCAACGAAGTCTACGACGCGGACGACCAGCCGACTACCAATTGACTCACAACCCATGAAAGAGCTAACGACTGACGACGCACCGGATAGTATCGGCCCGTACTCACAGGGAATCGCAAGCGGCGACCGGATTTACGTTTCCGGACAGGGGCCAGTCGACCCGGACTCCGGCGAGGTAATCCAAGGGACGCCCGCTGAACAGACTCGACGCACGCTCCGGAACGTCGCGGCCGTTCTGGAGGCCGGTGGCGCTTCGCTCGACGATGTCGTGAAAGCGACGGTATTCGTGAAGGATATGCGGTACTACGACGAGGTGAACGAGGTGTACGGTGAACTCATGTCACCCCCCTATCCCGCACGCAGTGCTGTAGAGGTCGTTAAATTGCCAGTCGATATCGATGTCGAGATAGAAGTCATTGCGGAACGATAGTATGTCGCATCTAGTAGTGTTCGACCTCGACGGGACGCTCACTCGACAGCGCGGTGGGTTCGAGCTGTTGCACACCCTCTACGGAACGACACCGGAAGCCGAGACGCTGATGGATCGGTTCGAGGCGGGTCAAATCACGTTTGCAGAGTGGTGTCGAGGAGCGGTCGACGTGTGGCGTGCGAACGATGTTACCCGGTCAGATATCACTCGTGCGACCCGGGCTGTCAAGCCGAAAGCGGGAGCGGTCGAGCTCCTCGAACACCTCCAGCAAGCTGATATCCGATTCGGCATCCTCAGTGCCGGCGTTGCGAACCTCGCCACACAATTCGACCCATACGATCCAGCGTTTGTTCACGGAAACTGGATTCAGTTCGAGGATGACCGGGTTTCGGGCATCGATGTCCATGTTGGCCCGGATGAAAAGGGGAAAGTACTTCGAAAAATCCGAGTCGAGCAGGGCCCTACGTCAATCACCTATATTGGCGATTCGCACACTGACACCGAGGCCTTCATCGAGGCAGATACCGCGGTGTTGTTCGACCCGGACGAGCGGATTCCCGAAGCAGCAATCGACGCAGCAGATACAGTCATAGAGTGTGAAGATATAGCGGAGGTCCAAACGCTCCTCCCGGCAATTTAGTCTTGCACCACCCGAGGAAGATATCTATACCCAAATTACGCATTTTCTTAGTATCTCTTGTGGTATATGGGTCCAGAAACGCCGAATTTCGTTCCATAAACTGCATATTATATTTACGTGCTCTTCTTGACGAGCCTTGCTTCCGGTGTGAGTTGGACTGCTGTCGAAATCACGTACTGGTGCACTGGTCCCGGTTGGGAATCACGCAGATAGATCCAGCATACCCGTCAGCACTGCATCAGGTATGTGCCAGTGCAGTGGCACCATCCAGCAATTTGCAACGGGCTTCGACGGCTCTTTTACCGTCGGGTGGTGATCAATAACTGAATGAGTCGCTATCGAACGACCGGTTGTTTTCTCCTTCTGGCTGCAATCTGGGGTACTGCATTCATGGCGACAGATGTCGGCCTCGCCGACCTGCCGCCGGTACCGTTCGCCGCCGCACGCTTCGACATCGCTTCCGTTCTCCTGTTTACCGCGTTAGCTGTCACAGGTTCCTTAGAACGGCCACAGACCCACGACGATTACGTGTACGTCCTCGCTGGCGGGACGCTTATGATCGGCATACATCACGTATTCCTGTTCACCGGGCAACAGTACGTCACCGGGGCCGTCGCCGCCGTGCTACTCGGTCTCGTTCCAGTCGTGACGCCCGCACTCACGAAACTCGCATCCAGCGATGACACGTTCACTGCAAACACTGGTGTTGGCGTAGTACTCGGGTTCACCGGCGTCGTCGTGATTGCTAACCCTGACCCGGCGGATCTCCTCGGCAGCACCATCGGAATCGCGCTCGTGTTCGCGTCGGCGCTGGCGTTTGCCATCCCGGCCGTCGTCACGCACGACACCAGCCCGTCGATGTCATTTCTGGCCACACAGGCGTGGCTGATGGCTATTGGGGCGGTTGTCCTCCACATCACCGTGCTCGTGCTCCCCGGACAGTCGTTTGCAGACGCATCGTGGACGCCGTCCGCGTTTGCGGCGCTGTTGTATCTGGCCGTCGTTGCCGGTATCGGTGGCTTCCTGCTGTACTTCCGGTTACTCGACCAGTTGGGCCCTATCGAGATGAGCTTCATCGAGTACGTCATCCCTCTGTTCGCCGCACTCGCCGGCTGGCTCGTCCTCGGGCAACCGGTCACGCTCGCTACCATCGGTGGATTCGGATGCATCCTGATGGGCTTCCTCGCGGCAAAATGGCGGACGTTACGAGCAGAACTGCGTCGAGTCGCCGAGCCGAAACCCAGTCCACCAGCCGACTGACCGAAAACAGGCAACAGGCCGTCACTGAACTCGGGCCGCCCTGTCCAGTCCAAGAAAGCGAGCAGTCAAGCTAGAAACGGTAAGAATGGCCGACAGACAGGAGTGATAGCGGCGTCGCCCTTCTGGAAACAAGCGAATTCTAGCCGTCATTCCGCTATCTTTTCGGAGAATCAGCGGCATGGGTTGCGGTTTACCGACAAACCCGTCTGTAAACGAAATCTTGTAAGCGACAGGCCCATCATAGCCGCGTGCACATACTGGTGGTGCTGACGGGTTTTTATAAGACTACCCGTTGCTGTGTAGTATGATACAACCCATTCGCACGCTATGGAGTCGGTATCGATCCATCCCACTCATTTGGCGTATCTTTGTCGCCTTCGTACTGGGAGCAGGTGCCGGTATCGCGTTCGGGGAGCAGATGGCCGTGGTCAAACCGTTGGGCGACCTCTTCCTTCGACTGCTCAATATGCTGGTCATCCCGATCATTGTCTTCACGCTGCTTACCGGTATTCGGCAGCTCTCGCCCGCGAAACTAGGGAAAATCGGCGGTGCGACAGTCGGACTCTACGCTCTGACAACGACTCTCGCAGGCATCATCGGCCTCGCAGTTGCAAACGTACTCCAACCCGGCCGCGGGCTCGAATTCAGCGGCGGTGAGGCACAATCGAAAGCGCCGCCGTCGTTGCTGGACGTGGTTCTCGGTATCGTGCCGAACAATCCCGTCGCGGCACTTGCAGAGGGGAACCTGCTGGCGACAGTCTTCTTCGTCATCGTGTTCGGCATCGCGCTGACGTACGTCCGCGCCCAGCAAGACGCGCTCGCGGATAGCGTCGATTCGGTGTTCGAGGCCTTCGAAGTTGGTGCTGAAGCGATGTTTGTCATCGTTCGAGGCGTCCTCGAGTTCGGTGTGCTCGGTGTATTCGCGTTGATGGCCTCCGGTATCGGAACTGAGGGTATCGGGCTGTTCTCCTCACTGGGCGAGCTCGTGTTGGCAGTCACCATCGCAATCATCATTCACATCGGTTTCACCTATCTCGTTCTCTTGATGGGCTTGGTTGTCGACGTGTCACCGATTGCGTTCCTCAGCGGGGCGAAAGACGCGATGGTGACCGCGTTCGCGACTCGGTCATCAAGCGGGACGCTGCCTGTCACGATGCGCAACGCGGACGAAGACCTGCGAATCGCCGAGCGGGTGTATTCGTTTACGCTCCCGGTCGGTGCAACGGCGAACATGGATGGGGCCGCCATCCGACAGGCAGTAACCGTGATGTTCGCCGCGAACGTCGTCGGACAGCCACTGGTGCTTACTGAACAGGTCTTCGTCTTGATCGTGGCTGTCCTCATCAGTATCGGCACCGCCGGCGTTCCGGGGGCGGGTATCGTCATGCTCACTGTAATTCTCACGCAGGTCGGCCTCCCGCTGGAGGTCGTAGGGTTCGTCGCCGGCGTCGACCCGATCCTCGGACGGATTGCGACGATGAACAACGTCACCGGCGACCTCGCAGTTTCGACCGTTGTCGGGAAATGGAACGACGGACTCGATCTCGATGAGGGAGTCTGGTCGCGGCACCTGAGCGGAGCCGCCGAGTTCGTTCCCGGTGACGACTAGGGGTATCAACGCCGGGAAATCAAGTGTGTGAGTTGTAGAGACTAATGCTGGTACAGTTGTTATTTTAACCCAGGGTGTCATAGAACGGTTACCACACCAAAGAGCAGGGTGAATGCTGAGGTGGTATGGACTCAGCGACCCTGCAAGATGATCCTTCGGTAGAGTCGTTCTTCAATGTCGCGGAGACGGAGACGTTAGCGTTGCTTGAGCATCTCTCCTTCGAGTTTCTCGCAGAGTTCGACGTGTTCGCCCCGGCGGAGACGGGGCGAACACGAGAGCACGAGCCACCAGAGCTGATGCGTGGCTTCCTCCATTGCTACTACAAGGACATCTACGGCATTCGTCCGGTTGAGCGGGAGCTTCAGAACACGGTAGTTTGGCTGAGCTGTGGCTTCGATCGACCGCCGTCAAGAGACGCGGTCGATCGCTTTCTCACCGATCTCGAACACGTCGTTGGCAAGGTCTTCGACCACCTCGTCGAGCAGGCCGTCTGGCGCGGCCTGCTCGACTTGACCTACTGCATTGATTCGACCGACGTGAGAGCGATGCCTGCCGATCAAGACGCTTCGAAGTGCTACGATCCCACCGACGACGAGTACTACTACGGCTACGGCTGTACGATCGTCTCGACCGGGCAAAAGATCCCAATTGCAGCCGAGTTCACCGAGAGCAAACAAGCGCCAGAGGAGACGGCGATGCGCGTCACGCGTGACGCGCTCGCCGTCACCAAGCCGAGATGGATGATTGGCGATAGCGCCTACGACACGCTCGACTGGCACGACCACCTGCTGGCCGCAGGGGTCGTGCCAGTCGCTCCGTACAACGCGCGAAACACCGACGATCCGAAAGACATCGAGTACAGGGTCGAAGACCGTATTGAGGAACACAGCAAGGACGTTCAGCTGAAGCAATCAACCTTAGACGAGACGTACAACCGCCGCACTGGAGTCGAACGAACCAACGAATCAGTCAAGGACTGCGGCCTCGGGCGAACGCACGCCCGAGGCCGCGTCCACGCCCGAGCACAGGTGTTTCTCGCCCTGTGTCTTCGTCTCGTCGTCGCAATCACCAACTACGAACGCGGAGACAATCCGGGAAGTACGCTCATCACGGTGTGAGAAGAGTTCTATGACACCCTCTATAAAAAAGGCAACACAGCTCGCGACTGTACTTCTCATAACAGTGTGGGCGTCCACCAGTCTCGGTACACCAGCCAGAGACGCTCGCCCGGCGCGGTAGTAGTAGCTATCGCGTTTCAGAAGCCGAGCGGTACCAGTTCCCGTTTATTTAGTTCGTTTCCGTTCCTGTGTCGGGTGGTCTGTGACGTACACTTTCGTATCGTCCGGAACGTCGTCGGTGACCCAAGAGTTCGCACCGATGCTGACGTGATCGCCGACACTGATAGCGCCCAGAACTTTCGTGCCCGCACCGATGACGACGTGGTCGCCGATATCCGGGTGGCGTTTGTACCCCTTTTTCAATCTGTGCTCGTCGCTCTCGTCGGCCTCGAAGTGGAGTGCGCCAAGCGTCACGTCCTGATAGAGCCGAACCCACTCCCCGACAGTCGCAGTTTCGCCGATGACGACACCGGTTCCGTGATCGATGAAAAAGTAGTCGCCGATTTCAGCGCCGGGGTGGATGTCGATACCAGTCTCAGTCTTGGCGTACTCGGTGAGTTCGCGGGCGTACTCGGAGGCCCCGGCATCATAAAGTGTGTGTGCGACCCGTTGTACGAGTATCGCCATGAATCCCGGATAGGACCGGATTATCTCCATATATGTCTTTGCTGCCGGGTCACCCTTGAACGCGGCCTCGACGTCCTTTTTGAGCCGTGTACGGATCGTTGGGAGTTGGTCGATGACAGCGTCGACTGTTTCGGCGGGATCCGATCCGGAGTACGGTCTAATACCAGCAAAAAAGAGGCCACCAAGGGTGTCGAGACGGTCCAGAACGGCGAGTTCGTCTCTAACGAGTTCGGCGGCGTTCCAGCAGGTCGGAAAGAACAGTCGTTTGAGGATGTCGACTTCCGGTCGTCGGTGTTCCCGGCGCGGAAACTCCATTTGTGTCTGGGTCGGGAACGGGTCTTCGTCGGCCCGGTACGCCTCGAACAGGTTCTCGTGTGTGTCGCCCGTGTAACAGTAGTCCATATCGGATGGTTGGTCTGAACGACCTTAGTCTTGAAACAACAACTGTATTTTCGGCTATGTGTTGTGTTCTTGTTGGCACTGCTGCCTCGGAAACGGGCAGAACCGCACACTGAAAGGTAGCTATTTGACACTGGCCTGTCACCGAGTCTGTATGAACGGCGAGTGCTACTTCTGTCACGGCATTGTCTCCGCACCTGAAGAGGGTCACATCTGGCTGCGTGAGCACGACAGCCACGAGGTGTACATGCACGAACAGTGTGCCAGCGGACACAACGTCATAGAAGGGGGACAGGGCTCAGCGGGTGAGCTCCTGATTACTTGCCCGGAATGTGGTGAAGTCGAAGCCGTCTAGCAACGCGCGCAGGTAGCCCTGCGAACGGGCAGCAGCCCCAGCCTACGGAAGTGTAATACCGACGCCGGACTGCAGGCTGGCCGCTCTCACAGTGTTGTACATCAGCATCGCGATGGTGAGCGGGCCGACGCCGCCCGGAACCGGCGTGATGGCGTCCGCCTTCGTCTTCGCACTCTCGAAGTCCACGTCCCCGACGAGTTTGTACCCTTTGTCCGTGTCAGCGTCGACCCGGTTGATACCGACATCGATGACTGTCGTACCCTCTGAAAGCATCGATCCGTCTATCACTTCTGGAACCCCAGCGGCGGCGATCACGATGTCCGCGTCGCGGGTCTTTGCGGCGAGATCCTCAGTTCGGGAGTGACACACGGTCGTCGTCGCGTTCCCGCCCGGCCCGTACTGGATGAGTAGATTCGCCATCGGTTTGCCGACGATGTCCGACCGGCCGACGACGACGGCGTCTTTCCCCTCCGTCTCGATACCAGTCTCGGCGAGGATCTTCTGGATTCCGTGAGGCGTGCAGGGCTTGTATCGCGCGTTCCCCGCGACGAGTCGACCGACGTTCTCGGGATGGAACCCGTCGACGTCTTTCATCGGGTCGATGCGCTCCAATACGTCGCGCTTGGTCACGTGGTCGGGGACCGGCATCTGCACGAGGATTCCGTGGACGGCCGGATCCGCGTTCAGTTCGTCGATGGTCGTAAACAGCGTCTCGGCCGGTTCGTCCGCGCTGATCTCGTGATGGAACCCCTCGATACCGATCTCCTCACAGGCCTGTTGTTTCATCGAGACGTATGTTTCACTCGCGCCGTCGTCGCTCATCAGGACTGTCGCCAGCCCCGGTGTGATGCCCTCGCTAACGAGTGTATCCGTACACGCTGCGACGCCCTCTTTGATCTGGTCGCCGATTTCGTTACCGTCGATTATTGTAGTCATTATTGCTGAGTTCGCTGTCGGCCCGGAAACCCCCGGGCAGGCGTCCAGAGCGGGACTTCCTGCTGGTCGGTCTGCTGTCGGGCCAGTCAAGCGTTCGATACCCGCCTCAAACCCAGAGAGCTTAGTGGGTAATGGGGAATAGCCAAGCCTTTGAAGTGACATCGGCTATTCGTCCAGTGAGCAACCACAAGCGGTCGACAAGTCGACAGTATTTCCGGCAGAGGTTCGGGGGACCGAAGGTTTTTGTCCAGACCCATGCTTGGTCTACGCAACCACACCGAGAGGCGTTGGCCTCTCGTCCGGGAGCAACTGCACTATGACTGAGATTCGGTTCAGCACCGACGAAGAATCGTTCATCGAAACCGCGAGGACTGCAGCGGACGGCGCTCGTGTACCGGTCGAAGCGCGCGTCACAGTCCCTGATCCGTTCGAGGCGTATCGCCGCGCTCGGGATGGAAACACAGATGGATTCTACCTTGAGACGACCGGTGGGCAGTCCGGCTGGGGGTACTTCGGCGTCGACCCGGTCGAACAGGTCGAGGTCCCTTCGGGGGCGGCGCCCGCACAGGACGGCGGGAGTCCGAGCATCGAAACCATCGACGAGCTACTCGAAGGTGAGCAACTGGAACGCGGTGACTGTACGGTTCCATACCCGTGTGGCGCGTTCGGCTGGCTGTCGTACGACGTGGCGCGGGAGCTCGAAGACATCCCGGAGACGACTGTTTCGGATGGCCTCCCGCGGCTCCAACTGGGCGTGTTCGACTGTGTCGCCGCGTGGGAGGAGCCACACGACGGGCCGGTCGAACTGCACGTGACGGCATGTCCAGTCGTCGACGGGTCGCCCGAGGCGGTGTACGAGCGCGGCTGTGAGATGGCCCGCGAACTGGCACAGAACGCCATCCGCGGGGAGACACACGTCCAGCCCCAGCCGACGGCTGCAAGTCAGGCAACGTTCGAGAGCGAGTGCGGCGAGGCGGCCTTCGCCGACCGCGTCCGACAGATAAAACAGTACGTCAGGGACGGCGACACGTTCCAGACGAACGTCTCACACCGCCTCACCGCTCCGGCGGCCGTCCACCCGGTCGACACCTTCGACGCTGTCCGCAGGGTGAACCCCGCCCCGTACTCGGCCCTGCTTGAGTTTCCCGGCGTCGACCTCGTCAGTGCCAGCCCGGAGCTGTTACTTGACGTAGATGGCGACCAGTTGCTCACAGAGCCGATTGCCGGGACGCGCCCCCGAGGCGCGACGCCGGCCGAGGACGAGGAACTGGAGGCAGACCTCTGTGACGACGAGAAGGAGCGGGCCGAGCACGCGATGTTGGTCGACCTCGAACGCAACGACCTCGGCAAAGTCAGCGAGTACGGGACCGTCGACGTCGCCGAGTACCGCCGCGTCGACCGGTATTCCGAAGTGATGCACCTTGTCTCTCTCATCGAGGGAGAACTGCGCGACGACGTGAGCATCGCTGATGCGGTCGCTGCGGTGTTCCCCGGCGGAACTATCACCGGCGCGCCGAAACCGCGGACGATGGAGATTATCGACGAGGTGGAGACGACGCGGCGGGGCCCCTACACCGGCAGTATCGGGGTGTTCGGTTTCGACGAGCGAGCAACGCTGAACATCACCATCAGGACGCTGGTTCACTACGACGGCGAGTACCGCCTCCGCGTCGGGAGCGGCATCGTCCACGACTCCGTCCCGGAAGCGGAGTATCAAGAGACGCTGGACAAGGCCCGGGCGCTCGTCACCGCCGTCGATGAGGCGCTCGGCGAACAGGGGTCGTTTGCGGTCGAATCCGGGACCGAGCAGATGGAGGGGATGCGATGATACTCATCATCGACAACTACGACTCCTTCGCCTACAATCTGGTCCAGTACGTCGGGGAGTTCGATGACGGTACCGTCCGCCGAAATGACGCTATCGACGTGGCCGGCATCCGCGACCTCGACCCGGACGGTATCATCGTCTCGCCGGGCCCCGGGACGCCGGCGGAGGCCGGCGTGTCAATCGACGTCTTCGCCGAGACAGCGTACCCGGCGCTTGGCGTTTGCTTGGGCCATCAGGCGCTCTGTGCTGCCCACGGAACCCCTGTCGGCCATGCACCAGACGTGGTCCATGGGAAACCCTCTGAAATCCGTCACGACGGAACAAGGCTGTACGACGGGGTCGACGACCCGTTCGAGGTCGGTCGGTATCACTCGCTAGCTGTCGAGGCCACAGAGCTCCCGGACGCGCTTGATGAAACAGCCCACACGAACGACGAGCAGGGCATCGTGATGGGCGTCCAGCACGCCGAAAAACCACACATCGGCGTCCAGTTCCACCCGGAGAGTATCCTCACCGACGCCGGGAAACAACTCATCGAGAACTTCTGTACCGCGATTGCTGGGGCCTGACATTCTCGGGATGGCGCGACCTACTTCTTTTCTGGCGGGTCGACATCATGATGTGTCTGGATGTCCGGCAGTTTCCTGACGGCACGCCTGAGGAGAGACGTGTGGCCCTGTTCGTCCCGGTACCAAGTCACTGTCAGCCCACCGACCGCCACGAGCGATATCACGGCGAACGGGCCACCGGTCAGGACAGCCAGAGCCTGAAGCGTCTCGGCACCCCCGAGCAGTAACACTGAAACGGCGACTGCACCCTGAAAGACGCCCCAGAAGCCGATATGCGTCGCCGATGGCGCTACCCCCCGCCGCGTCGCCAGCACCGAGACAACGAGCGTCGAGGTGTCCGCCGAAGTGGCCATGAACACGATGATGAGCGCGAGAAACAGGAACATCAGGAGCTGTCCCAGCGGTAACGACGCGAACAGCGGGAATCCGGCGACGGCCTCCGACCCGCCGCGTTGTGCGATGGCGGCGAGGACGTCTGCCTGTCCCGTCTGCTGGACGAACAGCGACGTCCCACCGAGCAGCAGGAACCAGACCATCGTCGCCGTCGAGGTTGCGACGACGCTCGTGAATATCACCGTCCTGACACGCCGGCCACGGGAGAGCGCGGCGACGAACAGCCCCGCGAAGGGAGCCCAAGAGAACCACCACGACCAGTTCCAGACGGTCCACTCTGCCACCCATTGCCCGCCCGTGTAGAGGCTCAACGGCACGAACTCCAAGACGTATGTTCCGAGTGCCTGCGTCCCCCGCTGGAGGATAAACGACCGGGGGCCGACCGCGACGACGAGGAGCGCGAACAGGCCGAACAGGACGACGTTGAGGCCGGCGATGCGGCGGATACCGCGGTGAATCCCTGTCGCGCTGGAGACAACGAATATCAGCGTCAGGCCGCCGACAAACAGGACTGGTCCGATGTCGCCGGTTGCCACGTCCCACTGGTAATTGATACCGGCGAGGAACTGTTCACTGACGAGTGCGACCGAGGTGGCAATGCCTCCGATAGTGGCGAAGACGGCCAGCGTGTCGACGAGTGTGGTCCACACCGAATCCAGTCCGTCAACGCCGAGTACCGGTGCCAGTACCGTCGAGACCCGGAGCGGCGCGTCCCGCGTGAATGCGAAGTACGCTATCGGGACGCCGATGACGGCGTACGCGCTCCAAGCCGAGACGCCCCAGTGAAAGAGTGTGTACACCAGTGCGCCGTTGATAGCTGCCGGCGATTGAGCGGTTGCGCCGACGTAGGGCGGCGGCTGGTCGTAGTGAAACAGGGCCTCCGTCGGCCCCCAGAACACCAGCCCGGCCGCGATGCCGGCGGTAAACACGAGCGTAAAGTACGTCGGGTAGGTGTAGCTGGGCTCCGTGTCCGGACCGCCCAGCTTGATGTCGCCCCAAGGACCCACCAGCAGGAACAGGCAGTAACAGACCGAGAGAAAGACGGCGGCGAGAAACAACGGACCACCAGCAGTCAACACCGTGGCCGCCGCGGCGTCTACAGCGCTTGTCGTCCGTGTTGGGAACGCGATCTGGAGCCCGAAGAACGCGGCGAACACGAGCACCGGGAACGCGAGGACAGCCGACTCGTGCTGCGTGAGGAACTCCCGGACGGCCCGCCGGACATCGGTCCGACGAACGCGGAGCAGAACATCGGCCGCGGCCGGCGCGGTGCTGTCCTCGGAGTAGGGCAACAGTGCGATGTAACACAGCCCCGAACTGAAAAACACGAGGGCAACGGTCAGCCACGCCGGGCCGGTGACGGCCTCGCCGACGAGCGTCGGAAAGAAAAAGCCCGCAAGCACGAGCGCCCCGGACGCGGCACAGAGTGGCACCAGTAGCCGACCGATGGTC is drawn from Haloarcula sp. CBA1129 and contains these coding sequences:
- a CDS encoding mandelate racemase/muconate lactonizing enzyme family protein; protein product: MEITGVSAVTVDVPLADLDAHLGIGPYVTNHGKLHSMERVLVRVDTDEGISGWGEMRVFLSPAATESIIEDGVGPMIEGQSPFEIERLRRQVFVEYTNVDMFFAAVETACWDIVGKALDKPVYELLGGWTAPTQGTQQHRQNVDGNSAAPAAVPVAFCLGILSPEESRLKAREALEAGFTVLKTKAGRDWRQDVERIKAMHDEVDGQLEFRLDPNQGWTLDQAVRVGAMLEDENIYLQYMEQPIRVDSHRSLARLRQRLRQPIAPNEDTYISHNLQSLVEAGAMDVGVIDLTPAGGISGIRQQAAILEDAGVPFTHHCAFDLGVRTAAILHAFTGIPGFSLPPDSTYYGWEADIIETPFEVSDGCLPAPEGPGLGVTVDMAAIEEYRIT
- a CDS encoding SDR family NAD(P)-dependent oxidoreductase — encoded protein: MVELSLADRPAIVTGASRGIGREIAARFAESGGDVVVCSRTYEDVEAVATELTDTHDGRVVPVECDVTDRDAVQDLVDTTIEEFGDIRVLVNNAGGADESANLLHRCDEETFESMLDLNLKSQFLLSKEVLPAMVAAGGGSMIHMGSVNGLFGIGLSGYSEAKSGLLALSRNIAAHYGQHGIRSNVISAATIETANRRAEMENTEERTGETSARERWLDQYPLGRFGTPREVADTTLFLASELSSFVTGENLVLDGGLTTSLPTSFINEVYDADDQPTTN
- a CDS encoding Rid family detoxifying hydrolase; amino-acid sequence: MKELTTDDAPDSIGPYSQGIASGDRIYVSGQGPVDPDSGEVIQGTPAEQTRRTLRNVAAVLEAGGASLDDVVKATVFVKDMRYYDEVNEVYGELMSPPYPARSAVEVVKLPVDIDVEIEVIAER
- a CDS encoding HAD family phosphatase, which codes for MSHLVVFDLDGTLTRQRGGFELLHTLYGTTPEAETLMDRFEAGQITFAEWCRGAVDVWRANDVTRSDITRATRAVKPKAGAVELLEHLQQADIRFGILSAGVANLATQFDPYDPAFVHGNWIQFEDDRVSGIDVHVGPDEKGKVLRKIRVEQGPTSITYIGDSHTDTEAFIEADTAVLFDPDERIPEAAIDAADTVIECEDIAEVQTLLPAI
- a CDS encoding DMT family transporter encodes the protein MSRYRTTGCFLLLAAIWGTAFMATDVGLADLPPVPFAAARFDIASVLLFTALAVTGSLERPQTHDDYVYVLAGGTLMIGIHHVFLFTGQQYVTGAVAAVLLGLVPVVTPALTKLASSDDTFTANTGVGVVLGFTGVVVIANPDPADLLGSTIGIALVFASALAFAIPAVVTHDTSPSMSFLATQAWLMAIGAVVLHITVLVLPGQSFADASWTPSAFAALLYLAVVAGIGGFLLYFRLLDQLGPIEMSFIEYVIPLFAALAGWLVLGQPVTLATIGGFGCILMGFLAAKWRTLRAELRRVAEPKPSPPAD
- a CDS encoding dicarboxylate/amino acid:cation symporter, with product MIQPIRTLWSRYRSIPLIWRIFVAFVLGAGAGIAFGEQMAVVKPLGDLFLRLLNMLVIPIIVFTLLTGIRQLSPAKLGKIGGATVGLYALTTTLAGIIGLAVANVLQPGRGLEFSGGEAQSKAPPSLLDVVLGIVPNNPVAALAEGNLLATVFFVIVFGIALTYVRAQQDALADSVDSVFEAFEVGAEAMFVIVRGVLEFGVLGVFALMASGIGTEGIGLFSSLGELVLAVTIAIIIHIGFTYLVLLMGLVVDVSPIAFLSGAKDAMVTAFATRSSSGTLPVTMRNADEDLRIAERVYSFTLPVGATANMDGAAIRQAVTVMFAANVVGQPLVLTEQVFVLIVAVLISIGTAGVPGAGIVMLTVILTQVGLPLEVVGFVAGVDPILGRIATMNNVTGDLAVSTVVGKWNDGLDLDEGVWSRHLSGAAEFVPGDD